A stretch of the Strigops habroptila isolate Jane chromosome 15, bStrHab1.2.pri, whole genome shotgun sequence genome encodes the following:
- the HDHD3 gene encoding haloacid dehalogenase-like hydrolase domain-containing protein 3 encodes MLRLRLLTWDVKDTLLRLRQPVGHSYAAEARAHGVRVQPEALSRSFREAYGAQRRRFPNYGQGRGLSSRQWWVDVVKQTFRLSGVQEESVLMVMAEKLYDDYCSAHNWEALPGASETLSQCCRRGFRMGVVSNFDNRLENILCQCNLRHHFDFVLTSEAAGCAKPDGRIFEQALRLGGVLPQQAAHVGDDYSRDYRAARAVGMHSFLLRAAGQGEEPEVPPEHILPTLSHLLALIEKGEDQHC; translated from the coding sequence ATGCTGAGGCTCCGCTTGCTGACGTGGGATGTGAAGGACACGCTGCTGCGGCTGCGGCAGCCCGTAGGGCACAGCTACGCGGCCGAGGCCCGGGCTCACGGAGTCCGGGTGCAGCCGGAGGCGCTCAGCCGCTCGTTCCGGGAGGCGTATGGAGCCCAGCGCCGGCGCTTCCCCAACTACGGGCAGGGCCGGGGGCTCAGCTCCCGGCAGTGGTGGGTCGATGTTGTCAAACAGACCTTCAGGCTCTCGGGCGTGCAGGAGGAGAGCGTCCTAATGGTGATGGCAGAAAAGCTCTACGACGACTACTGCAGCGCCCACAACTGGGAGGCGCTGCCGGGCGCCAGCGAGACCCTGAGCCAGTGCTGCCGGCGCGGCTTCCGCATGGGAGTCGTGTCCAACTTCGACAACCGGCTGGAAAACATCCTCTGCCAGTGCAACCTGCGGCACCACTTCGACTTCGTCCTCACCTCCGAGGCCGCGGGCTGCGCCAAGCCGGACGGGAGGATCTTCGAGCAAGCGCTGCGCCTCGGCGGGGTCCTGCCGCAGCAGGCAGCTCACGTCGGGGATGACTACAGCCGCGATTACAGGGCAGCGCGGGCCGTGGGTATGCACAGCTTCCTGCTCCGGGCTGcggggcagggagaggagccgGAGGTGCCCCCCGAGCACATCCTGCCCACgctcagccacctcctggctcttATTGAGAAAGGGGAGGACCAGCACTGCTGA